Proteins from a genomic interval of Treponema brennaborense DSM 12168:
- a CDS encoding helix-turn-helix domain-containing protein, protein MGSFRENLRDILDFQGLTVKELSYRTGLVKGTIDSYLGIRESIPPADVAVKIAQELGVTVEYLVTGVAADTKTKYTMIQDILDDMLTLDEQYLDIIRPMIRAAAITAKKKRNLAVSR, encoded by the coding sequence ATGGGGTCATTCAGAGAAAATTTGCGCGATATATTGGATTTTCAGGGGTTAACGGTAAAGGAACTCTCGTATAGAACCGGACTGGTAAAAGGAACGATTGATTCATATTTAGGTATAAGAGAGTCCATTCCGCCGGCCGATGTCGCGGTCAAAATTGCGCAAGAGCTCGGCGTAACGGTCGAATACCTTGTTACCGGAGTTGCGGCGGATACGAAGACGAAATATACGATGATCCAAGATATATTGGACGACATGCTGACTCTGGATGAACAATATTTGGATATAATCCGGCCGATGATACGTGCGGCAGCCATAACGGCAAAAAAGAAACGCAATCTGGCTGTCAGCAGGTGA
- the rfbF gene encoding glucose-1-phosphate cytidylyltransferase, translating into MQTLILAGGMGTRLGEETKLIPKPMVEIGGYPILWHIMKIYSQYGYNDFIILTGYKGHVIKDYFLNYYNRYSDMTIDMSNNDVQIHKVRSEPWKVTMLYTGLDTLTAGRICRAKKYIGDEPFMLTYGDGVSDVNIEKLVDSHAASGKLVTLTAVKPEGRFGALAIEDDGIIRQFQEKPSDAWINGGFFVCENKALDYIPSDAHNVMWERDPLQNIAKDGQLHAFRHNGFWHPMDMLKDKDDLNKLWSTEKAPWDIWGHFTNRGY; encoded by the coding sequence TTGCAGACACTAATTCTTGCAGGAGGAATGGGAACTCGGCTAGGAGAAGAGACAAAGCTCATTCCCAAACCGATGGTAGAAATCGGCGGTTATCCGATTCTCTGGCATATAATGAAGATTTACAGTCAGTACGGTTACAATGACTTTATCATTCTGACAGGTTATAAAGGGCATGTAATAAAAGATTATTTTCTTAATTATTATAACCGCTATTCTGATATGACAATTGATATGTCAAACAACGACGTGCAGATTCACAAAGTGCGAAGTGAGCCATGGAAAGTAACAATGCTTTATACGGGGCTTGATACCCTTACGGCAGGCCGCATTTGTCGCGCAAAGAAATATATAGGCGATGAACCTTTTATGCTGACGTACGGTGATGGTGTAAGCGATGTTAATATTGAAAAACTCGTTGATTCACATGCTGCGTCGGGTAAGCTTGTTACTCTTACAGCGGTAAAACCGGAAGGTCGTTTCGGCGCCCTTGCGATAGAAGATGACGGAATAATCAGACAATTTCAGGAAAAGCCGAGCGACGCTTGGATTAACGGCGGATTTTTTGTCTGTGAGAATAAGGCATTGGATTATATTCCTTCTGATGCACATAACGTTATGTGGGAACGTGATCCTTTGCAGAATATCGCAAAAGACGGACAGCTGCATGCCTTCAGACATAACGGATTTTGGCATCCTATGGATATGCTGAAAGATAAGGATGATTTAAATAAACTTTGGAGTACTGAAAAAGCTCCCTGGGATATCTGGGGACACTTTACGAACCGCGGATATTAA
- the rfbG gene encoding CDP-glucose 4,6-dehydratase: MNSLLSFYKNKKIFLTGHTGFKGAWLCRILIAAGADVTGYSSGIPTEPSLFALTKTAEQMNCITADIRNGKKLAESIVAAKPDIVFHLAAQPLVRVSYKDPVETYETNVMGTVHLLEAVRNSGTVKSVVNVTTDKVYKNREWNWGYRENEELCGFDPYSNSKSCSELVTHSYKQSFFSDNRDLAVSTARSGNVIGGGDYALDRIIPDCIRAVESGKDIVIRNPYSTRPYQHVLECLSGYLLLARLQYEDKSSYEGSYNFGPDDSSCVTTGELADMFCRTWGSGAVWKNVAESNAPHEANFLKLDCSSAKNVLGWKPLWDIRTAIKKIVEWEQAVQNGVSSAAVTDNQIKEYFEI, translated from the coding sequence ATGAATAGTTTGTTGAGTTTTTATAAAAACAAGAAAATTTTTCTTACCGGGCACACCGGCTTTAAAGGGGCGTGGCTTTGCCGGATTTTGATTGCGGCGGGAGCGGACGTTACGGGCTATTCGTCGGGAATTCCGACGGAACCGTCGCTGTTTGCCCTGACTAAAACTGCGGAGCAAATGAACTGCATCACGGCTGACATACGTAACGGGAAAAAATTGGCGGAAAGTATCGTTGCCGCAAAGCCCGATATCGTGTTTCATTTGGCTGCACAGCCGCTGGTACGGGTATCGTATAAAGATCCGGTCGAAACGTATGAAACGAACGTGATGGGAACGGTGCATCTGCTTGAAGCTGTCCGAAACAGCGGAACGGTAAAAAGTGTTGTCAACGTTACAACCGATAAAGTGTATAAAAACCGTGAGTGGAATTGGGGCTATCGCGAAAATGAAGAATTGTGCGGATTCGATCCGTATTCAAACAGTAAATCCTGCAGCGAACTGGTTACGCACAGTTACAAACAATCTTTTTTTTCCGATAATCGTGATCTCGCCGTATCGACGGCTCGCAGCGGAAACGTGATCGGCGGCGGTGATTATGCTCTTGATCGGATCATTCCGGATTGTATTCGCGCTGTTGAATCCGGAAAAGACATCGTTATAAGAAATCCGTATTCGACCCGTCCGTATCAGCACGTACTTGAATGCCTTTCCGGATATTTGCTTCTTGCCCGGCTACAGTATGAGGATAAATCCTCGTATGAAGGAAGTTATAATTTTGGTCCGGATGATTCAAGCTGCGTAACAACGGGTGAACTTGCGGATATGTTCTGCAGAACATGGGGCAGCGGTGCGGTATGGAAAAACGTTGCCGAATCGAACGCTCCGCATGAAGCGAATTTTTTGAAACTGGACTGTTCTTCCGCAAAAAACGTGCTCGGGTGGAAACCGCTGTGGGATATTCGGACTGCAATAAAAAAAATAGTCGAGTGGGAGCAAGCCGTACAAAATGGTGTGTCATCTGCAGCCGTAACGGATAATCAGATTAAAGAATATTTTGAAATATAA
- the rfbH gene encoding lipopolysaccharide biosynthesis protein RfbH — protein sequence MFESKSKEEATKEILNSVSEYYKKFMLKPEYKDGERISYASRVFDDKEMMNLVDSALEFWLTSGRYTDQFEKRLGEYLETPFVSLVNSGSSANLCAFMALTSPLLKERQIKRGDEVITVACGFPTTVTPILQYGAIPVFVDVTIPQYNIDVTQLEAALSSKTKAVMIAHTLGNPFDLKAVKDFCTKHNLWLVEDNCDALGSKYTIDGKEKFTGTIGDIGTSSFYPPHHMTMGEGGAVYTHNPLLHKIVRSMRDWGRDCVCPSGKDNLCGHRFDKQFGTLPLGYDHKYTYSHFGYNLKATDLQAAIGCAQLEKFPSFVEKRRANWQRLYDGLKNLQDKLILPEAAPDSTPSWFGFMMTCRENVNRFELVKKIEGQNIQTRALFAGNLTRHPCFDQIRGTDAYRVVGDLSVTDRIMRDTFWIGVYPGMTDKMIDRMISVIKRSVRGVN from the coding sequence ATGTTTGAAAGTAAATCGAAAGAGGAAGCAACAAAAGAGATTTTAAACAGTGTCAGTGAGTACTATAAAAAATTTATGCTAAAGCCCGAATACAAAGACGGGGAGCGAATCAGCTATGCGAGCCGTGTATTTGATGACAAAGAGATGATGAATCTTGTCGATTCTGCTTTGGAATTTTGGCTTACGAGCGGACGTTATACAGATCAATTTGAAAAGCGGCTTGGAGAGTATCTTGAAACACCATTTGTTTCTCTTGTGAACTCCGGTTCATCAGCAAATCTTTGTGCATTTATGGCTCTTACAAGCCCGTTATTAAAAGAACGTCAGATTAAGCGCGGGGACGAAGTAATCACTGTTGCCTGCGGTTTCCCTACAACCGTAACTCCGATTTTACAGTACGGGGCAATTCCCGTTTTTGTTGATGTAACGATTCCTCAATATAATATTGATGTAACGCAGCTTGAAGCGGCATTAAGCTCAAAAACCAAGGCTGTAATGATTGCACACACACTCGGCAATCCCTTTGATTTGAAAGCGGTAAAGGACTTCTGTACAAAACATAACTTGTGGCTTGTAGAAGATAACTGTGATGCTCTAGGCTCAAAATACACAATTGACGGCAAAGAAAAGTTCACCGGCACAATCGGCGACATAGGTACTTCAAGTTTTTATCCGCCTCACCATATGACTATGGGCGAGGGCGGCGCTGTATATACGCATAACCCGCTTTTACATAAAATCGTTCGCTCAATGCGCGACTGGGGACGCGACTGCGTATGCCCGAGCGGAAAAGACAACCTTTGCGGTCATCGTTTTGACAAGCAGTTTGGAACACTTCCGCTTGGATACGACCACAAATATACGTACAGCCATTTCGGTTATAATCTAAAAGCAACAGACTTGCAGGCGGCAATCGGCTGTGCGCAGCTTGAAAAATTCCCGAGTTTTGTGGAAAAACGACGCGCAAACTGGCAGCGGCTTTATGACGGCCTTAAAAACTTACAGGACAAGCTCATTCTGCCGGAAGCCGCGCCGGACAGCACGCCGAGCTGGTTCGGTTTCATGATGACGTGCCGGGAGAACGTGAACCGCTTCGAGCTTGTAAAGAAAATCGAAGGGCAGAACATCCAGACGCGCGCGCTTTTTGCAGGAAACCTGACGCGCCACCCGTGCTTTGACCAGATTCGCGGAACGGACGCATATCGTGTCGTCGGTGATTTGTCCGTAACAGACCGGATTATGCGCGACACGTTCTGGATCGGTGTGTATCCCGGTATGACGGACAAAATGATTGACAGAATGATTTCCGTAATCAAACGAAGCGTTCGTGGTGTTAACTGA
- a CDS encoding thiamine pyrophosphate-binding protein codes for MKQRVADYIAAFLIKNNITDIFTVTGGGAMHLNDAFGHNDVLHCVYNHHEQASAMAADAYARIHGTPAVVCVTSGPGSINALNGVTGAYLDSIPMLVISGQMKRSLTTRYTGLKVRSLGGQEFDIIGAVGGMTKYAEMIVDESMIRYCLEKAFHTAVSGRPGPCWLDIPLDIQSAYVDDSTLKGYEPFVRSADDGFLFEAVRTVVEKLRTAKRPVLYAGNGIRLSDGMGLFAALVEALQIPVVTCWNSIDLISSDDACYCGRGGTMGDRAGNFAVQNSDLLICIGTRLSVYQVGYNVKTWARAAYTVVVDIDPEELRKPTVRIDLPVCADAAQFMSALLESVRTDLRSGTSPWLKQCGDWKHRYPVVGKKSGRADDAVNVYTFMDTLSRALPEGALTVVANGSASVVGSQSYYIKKNSRFIMNCAVSSMGWDLPAAIGTCVAAGKSPVYCIAGDGSIMMNLQELQTISTNKLPIKIFIINNGGYHQIRQTQNNIFHNGLVGVGPESNDLGFPDFKQLASAFDIPYCRIETQSQLNGTVHEIIRFSNAMICEIFVSTDQVFEPKSATKKLADGSLFSPPLEDMSPFLSRSELAENMYIPLVSE; via the coding sequence ATGAAGCAGCGGGTAGCTGATTATATTGCAGCATTTTTAATAAAGAACAATATTACGGATATCTTTACCGTTACCGGCGGCGGTGCGATGCATCTGAACGATGCGTTCGGTCATAATGATGTACTGCATTGCGTTTATAACCATCACGAACAGGCATCTGCGATGGCAGCGGATGCGTACGCACGAATACACGGTACTCCCGCAGTCGTTTGCGTGACGAGCGGTCCCGGAAGTATAAACGCTTTGAATGGGGTCACCGGTGCGTATCTTGATTCCATCCCTATGCTTGTCATTTCCGGTCAGATGAAGCGATCGTTAACCACTCGATATACAGGGTTGAAAGTCAGATCTCTGGGCGGGCAGGAGTTTGACATCATTGGAGCCGTCGGCGGAATGACCAAATACGCCGAAATGATTGTTGATGAATCCATGATTCGCTATTGTCTGGAAAAAGCTTTTCATACGGCAGTTTCCGGTAGACCCGGACCGTGCTGGTTGGACATACCGCTTGATATTCAAAGTGCGTACGTCGACGATTCGACTTTAAAAGGATATGAACCCTTCGTACGGTCTGCTGATGACGGTTTTCTCTTTGAAGCAGTACGAACGGTCGTCGAAAAATTACGTACGGCGAAGCGACCCGTGTTATATGCGGGCAACGGTATCCGATTATCCGACGGGATGGGATTGTTTGCCGCACTCGTTGAAGCATTGCAAATTCCCGTTGTAACGTGCTGGAACAGTATCGATCTTATTTCCAGTGACGACGCGTGTTATTGCGGCCGCGGCGGTACGATGGGTGATCGCGCCGGCAATTTTGCAGTTCAAAACAGCGATCTATTGATATGTATCGGTACTAGACTAAGCGTGTATCAAGTCGGTTATAATGTAAAAACATGGGCTCGTGCCGCTTATACGGTCGTCGTTGATATCGATCCTGAAGAATTACGGAAACCTACCGTTCGGATAGATTTACCCGTTTGTGCCGATGCGGCACAGTTCATGTCCGCTTTATTGGAGTCCGTGAGGACGGATCTGCGGAGCGGTACTTCTCCATGGTTGAAACAGTGCGGGGACTGGAAACATCGTTATCCGGTCGTCGGCAAAAAATCGGGACGGGCAGATGATGCGGTAAACGTATATACGTTTATGGACACGCTGAGTCGGGCTTTACCTGAGGGAGCGCTTACCGTTGTTGCCAACGGATCTGCCAGCGTAGTTGGCAGTCAGTCGTATTATATAAAGAAAAACAGCCGATTTATAATGAATTGTGCAGTATCTTCCATGGGTTGGGATTTACCTGCAGCCATAGGAACTTGCGTTGCTGCCGGAAAATCTCCGGTATATTGCATCGCCGGGGACGGCAGTATCATGATGAATTTGCAGGAATTGCAAACTATTTCTACCAACAAGCTGCCGATAAAGATTTTTATTATCAATAACGGCGGATATCATCAAATCAGACAGACTCAGAATAATATCTTTCATAATGGACTCGTCGGAGTAGGGCCTGAAAGTAATGATTTGGGGTTTCCCGATTTTAAGCAGTTGGCGTCTGCTTTCGATATTCCGTACTGCCGCATTGAAACGCAGTCGCAATTGAATGGTACCGTACATGAAATTATCCGTTTTTCAAATGCTATGATATGCGAAATTTTCGTTTCCACGGATCAGGTGTTCGAGCCGAAATCTGCAACGAAGAAATTGGCGGACGGGTCCTTGTTTTCACCGCCGCTGGAGGATATGTCTCCGTTTCTCTCCCGTTCGGAATTGGCAGAGAACATGTATATACCGCTGGTTTCCGAATAG
- a CDS encoding aldolase catalytic domain-containing protein — protein sequence MNDLFLMDCTLRDGGYVNDWKFGAGSIKSIFSRLDKANMDMIEVGFIDDRRPYDPDRSIYPDTKSIDPVFKNMQKPHALVCAMIDFGTCNIENISPASESVIDGIRIIFKKHRQDEALAFIRQVKEKGYKIFINPVSVTSFSDEELISLITKINEIDPYAVTIVDTYGLMHSREVLHYCNVMDTYLNKGIILGYHAHNNFQLAYSNVIAVVDNIKNRPLAVDGTLFGIGKSAGNACTELIAMYLNEFYRKNYDINQIQEAIDIDITKEFKKQEWGYRPLFYISALHDCHPDYVTQFLDKKTLSVKQINELLKRIPQEKKLLYDKNLAETLYEEYQNREFDDRKILAELKKIFADSPILLLGPGKSIVSEKAKIDDYIQKKQPILISVNFLNDEFPIDYVFMGNAKRYSQFFSRIYIENSKVKLICTSNITETKEKIDYKVAYAPLVTDVDCIHDNPLVLLLNLLIKLDIKNVAIAGFDGYIPDNSKNYYSDYTFFLFCQENVLLRNEAIKNFIRSKKDKISLFSITESLYTEGT from the coding sequence ATGAATGATCTGTTTTTGATGGATTGTACGCTTCGCGATGGTGGATACGTTAACGATTGGAAATTCGGCGCGGGCAGTATAAAAAGCATATTCAGCCGCTTGGATAAAGCGAATATGGATATGATAGAAGTCGGTTTTATTGATGATCGACGTCCGTACGATCCGGATCGCTCCATATATCCGGATACGAAATCGATAGATCCGGTTTTTAAGAACATGCAGAAACCTCATGCGTTAGTATGCGCCATGATCGATTTCGGAACCTGCAACATAGAAAATATCTCTCCGGCATCGGAATCGGTTATCGACGGTATCAGAATTATTTTTAAGAAACATCGACAAGATGAAGCGCTCGCGTTTATTCGGCAAGTAAAAGAAAAAGGATATAAGATCTTTATAAATCCGGTTTCCGTTACGAGTTTCAGTGACGAAGAATTGATCTCATTGATCACAAAAATCAATGAGATAGACCCTTATGCGGTTACTATCGTGGATACTTATGGGCTGATGCACAGTCGGGAAGTTCTGCACTATTGCAACGTTATGGATACGTATCTGAATAAAGGAATAATATTGGGGTATCATGCCCATAATAATTTTCAGTTAGCTTATTCCAATGTGATAGCGGTAGTCGATAATATAAAAAACAGACCTCTGGCGGTGGATGGGACGCTGTTCGGCATAGGGAAAAGTGCCGGTAATGCCTGTACGGAACTCATCGCGATGTATCTGAATGAATTTTACAGAAAAAACTATGATATCAATCAAATTCAGGAAGCGATAGATATTGATATCACAAAAGAATTTAAAAAACAGGAATGGGGTTATCGTCCTCTGTTCTATATTTCAGCCTTACACGACTGCCATCCGGACTATGTTACCCAATTTCTTGATAAAAAGACACTTTCAGTAAAACAAATAAACGAGCTGTTGAAAAGGATACCTCAAGAAAAGAAATTGCTTTACGATAAGAATTTGGCCGAAACCCTCTATGAAGAGTATCAGAACAGGGAATTCGACGACAGAAAAATACTTGCGGAATTGAAAAAAATATTTGCAGACAGTCCCATTCTGCTGCTGGGTCCGGGAAAATCAATCGTTTCAGAAAAGGCTAAAATAGATGATTATATCCAAAAAAAACAACCTATACTGATCAGCGTCAATTTTTTAAACGACGAGTTTCCCATAGATTATGTATTTATGGGAAACGCAAAAAGATACAGCCAGTTTTTCAGCAGGATATATATAGAAAATTCCAAAGTGAAATTGATTTGCACTTCAAATATTACTGAAACAAAAGAAAAAATCGATTATAAAGTGGCCTACGCACCGCTCGTTACCGATGTGGATTGTATTCACGACAATCCGCTCGTATTATTGCTGAATCTTTTGATCAAATTGGATATAAAAAACGTTGCGATTGCGGGATTTGACGGATATATTCCCGATAACAGTAAAAATTACTATTCGGATTATACGTTCTTTTTATTTTGTCAGGAAAACGTTTTATTGCGAAATGAAGCCATAAAAAATTTCATTCGGAGTAAAAAAGATAAGATCAGTCTGTTCAGTATTACGGAATCACTCTATACGGAAGGTACTTGA
- a CDS encoding AroB-related putative sugar phosphate phospholyase (cyclizing), translated as MNIESRFKTYSVDFVTDLTLANLINDETVYFVIDKNVYTLYESKWPVFRKERLYLLDALEQNKTMDIVLSICEKMTDIASKRNTCLVSIGGGIVQDITGFVANILYRGIKWLFFPSTLLAACDSCIGGKTSLNYKGFKNLLGTFYPPDEIKIYPEFFKTLSQKDFASGLGEVVKFNVMAGKNGIDNIEKNICKLIERDNPTITSFVRNSLEFKKSFIEEDEFDKGKRILLNYANTFGHAFEVSSNYGIPHGSAVALGMIVANTVSVNRGLLDSTFAKRIEDVCKKILPVRFDAQWFDKDIIITAVKKDKKQVNDTIRAILLHDDLSLDMYTDIEEREIVSALEKLQTVLP; from the coding sequence ATGAATATAGAATCGCGCTTTAAAACCTATTCAGTTGATTTCGTGACAGATTTGACTCTTGCAAATTTGATAAACGATGAAACGGTTTATTTCGTAATAGATAAGAACGTATATACGCTATATGAATCGAAATGGCCCGTATTTAGAAAAGAGCGGTTGTATTTGTTGGATGCACTCGAGCAAAATAAGACGATGGATATCGTATTGTCAATTTGTGAAAAAATGACGGATATTGCTTCCAAGCGGAATACGTGCCTCGTATCGATAGGCGGCGGCATCGTGCAGGATATTACGGGATTCGTTGCCAATATTCTGTATCGGGGCATAAAATGGCTCTTCTTTCCTTCAACGCTTCTGGCTGCCTGTGATAGTTGTATCGGCGGAAAAACTTCCCTTAATTATAAGGGTTTCAAAAATTTACTGGGTACGTTTTACCCTCCTGATGAAATAAAAATTTATCCGGAATTCTTTAAAACTTTGTCACAGAAGGATTTTGCCAGCGGATTGGGAGAAGTGGTAAAGTTCAACGTTATGGCCGGAAAGAACGGAATCGATAATATCGAAAAGAATATCTGTAAACTTATAGAGAGGGACAATCCGACGATTACTTCATTCGTACGCAATTCCTTGGAATTCAAGAAAAGTTTTATAGAAGAAGATGAATTTGACAAAGGTAAACGGATACTTTTAAATTATGCCAATACGTTCGGTCATGCGTTTGAAGTTTCCAGTAATTATGGAATTCCGCACGGTTCCGCAGTTGCTTTGGGAATGATCGTTGCGAATACCGTTTCCGTAAACAGGGGATTATTAGACAGTACTTTTGCAAAAAGGATAGAAGACGTTTGTAAGAAAATTCTTCCCGTAAGGTTTGATGCTCAGTGGTTCGATAAAGATATAATCATCACGGCTGTCAAAAAAGATAAAAAACAGGTAAACGATACTATCCGTGCCATATTGTTACACGACGATTTGTCTCTTGATATGTACACCGATATTGAAGAACGGGAAATAGTTTCCGCTCTTGAAAAACTGCAGACCGTTTTACCGTAG
- a CDS encoding NAD-dependent epimerase/dehydratase family protein — translation MKQIYRNALMKKLLITGATGMIGSAIVRQALKQDYDVTCIVRENSNRENNLPEDRYCHIVVCNSDAYATVSLSGTYDVFIHLAWANTAGAGRDDVAVQFQNIQSTLDAVRLAFQCGCTVFIGAGSQAEYGVQEKSLTADMPVNPESCYGIAKYTAGKFAARLCEQLRIKFNWLRILSVYGPHDAPYTLISYVVSELKAGRSPELTRCEQIWDYLYCDDAAMAFLAVAEKGVSGKTYPLGSGTGRKLSEYMNMVRCIVNPDISLSFGKKQYYPHQPMYLVADITELSQDTGWKPEIEFQEGIKRIVGSADYL, via the coding sequence TTGAAGCAAATTTATCGGAATGCCTTAATGAAAAAATTACTTATTACCGGTGCCACGGGAATGATCGGCTCGGCGATCGTCCGGCAGGCATTGAAACAGGATTATGATGTTACGTGCATAGTCCGTGAAAATTCGAACCGTGAAAACAACCTTCCTGAAGATAGATATTGTCATATCGTCGTATGCAATAGTGATGCATACGCTACCGTTTCTTTGTCCGGTACTTATGATGTTTTCATTCATTTAGCTTGGGCAAACACCGCCGGGGCAGGTAGAGATGATGTGGCAGTTCAATTTCAGAATATCCAAAGCACACTCGATGCGGTACGACTTGCGTTTCAATGCGGGTGTACCGTTTTTATCGGTGCGGGTTCTCAAGCCGAGTACGGTGTGCAGGAAAAATCGTTAACGGCTGATATGCCGGTAAATCCTGAAAGCTGTTACGGTATTGCAAAATATACGGCAGGTAAATTTGCCGCAAGATTATGCGAACAGCTGCGGATAAAATTCAATTGGCTGCGTATTCTCAGTGTGTATGGTCCGCACGATGCTCCTTATACATTAATTTCATACGTCGTTTCGGAGTTGAAAGCCGGCCGCTCTCCCGAACTCACTCGGTGTGAGCAGATTTGGGATTATCTGTATTGCGATGATGCCGCGATGGCTTTTTTGGCTGTTGCCGAAAAAGGGGTAAGCGGAAAAACGTATCCTTTGGGGAGCGGAACGGGCAGAAAACTTTCGGAATACATGAATATGGTAAGATGTATAGTTAATCCCGATATATCTTTGTCGTTCGGAAAAAAGCAGTATTATCCGCACCAACCGATGTATTTGGTTGCGGATATAACGGAGCTTTCGCAGGATACCGGATGGAAACCTGAAATTGAATTTCAAGAAGGAATAAAAAGAATAGTTGGTAGTGCAGATTATCTATAG
- a CDS encoding glycosyltransferase family 2 protein, whose translation MSNKPLLSICIPTYNRVEYLKKSLDSIINSTGFNEFEVEIVVSDNASTDGTREVVLGYSTRHSNIKYFRNEENIRDKNFPMVISEATGLFRKLCNDTLLFEKDTVRRILDIIKENYLEKPVIFFNNKNYGYIKVFSLEDFLNKVSFNITWIGGLGVWDDFCSNIFNDFEGCNQSLWQVPFVLNYVDQKKNCLIVNEHFCTIQTIEKKDISYGLYKVFYENYLGFIKAYVSKGLVSQSCLDFLEEDLLFNFFPIWLYKFERQDKCLDYLKDENLFELVLNAYKGKKYYRKFIFRYNFFKIKQFIRKILK comes from the coding sequence ATGTCGAATAAACCTTTACTAAGTATTTGTATACCGACTTATAACAGGGTGGAATATCTAAAAAAGAGTCTGGATTCTATAATAAATTCCACTGGGTTTAATGAATTTGAGGTAGAAATAGTAGTATCGGATAATGCATCTACAGATGGCACGAGAGAAGTTGTTTTAGGCTATTCTACTCGACATTCTAATATTAAATATTTTAGGAATGAAGAAAATATAAGAGATAAAAATTTCCCAATGGTTATTTCTGAGGCGACAGGCTTATTTAGAAAACTTTGTAATGATACTTTATTGTTTGAGAAAGATACTGTCAGAAGAATATTAGATATTATAAAAGAGAATTATTTAGAAAAACCTGTAATTTTTTTTAATAATAAAAATTATGGATACATAAAGGTATTTTCTCTGGAAGATTTTTTAAATAAGGTCAGTTTTAATATTACTTGGATTGGCGGGCTTGGGGTTTGGGATGATTTCTGTTCTAATATTTTTAACGACTTTGAGGGGTGCAATCAATCTTTATGGCAGGTTCCTTTTGTGTTGAATTACGTAGATCAGAAAAAAAATTGTTTGATAGTAAACGAACATTTCTGTACAATTCAGACTATTGAAAAGAAAGATATTTCATATGGTTTATATAAAGTATTTTATGAGAATTATCTGGGATTTATAAAAGCATACGTAAGTAAGGGCTTGGTCTCGCAATCTTGTCTTGATTTTCTTGAAGAAGATTTATTGTTCAATTTTTTCCCGATATGGTTGTATAAGTTTGAAAGACAAGATAAATGTCTTGATTATTTGAAAGACGAAAACCTTTTTGAATTAGTTTTAAATGCTTATAAAGGGAAAAAATATTATAGAAAATTTATATTTAGGTATAATTTTTTTAAAATAAAGCAATTTATAAGGAAAATTTTAAAATAA
- a CDS encoding SGNH/GDSL hydrolase family protein — protein sequence MIKSKIQNYHQKLVLKNEISESVLRTFNNDIFDDLVNNEFIINPAYETVEFLFLGNSLTYCGMPEEEPDKTRRGLAATKVENDYVHKLIFAYAAKYGVNIRFSVVNIADFERGFVQNPFNEKQLQKVQVKNPDIVIFQIGENVSRDDIIRNGKLFLERYSELVNYFKESRRVVCLPFWPDKEKINVITEVALTTGSIICDLSHLGSGIDSENFASSYKNYKQPGVGAHPGDVGMDRIAKNILSVINQ from the coding sequence TTGATAAAATCCAAAATTCAGAATTACCATCAAAAATTAGTCCTAAAAAATGAAATTTCGGAATCAGTTTTAAGAACTTTTAATAATGATATTTTTGATGATCTTGTAAATAATGAATTTATTATAAATCCAGCTTATGAAACAGTAGAATTTCTTTTTCTTGGAAATTCTCTTACATATTGCGGTATGCCTGAAGAAGAGCCTGATAAGACAAGGAGAGGTCTCGCAGCTACAAAAGTGGAAAATGATTATGTTCATAAACTTATTTTTGCCTATGCTGCAAAATATGGTGTAAATATAAGATTTTCAGTTGTAAATATTGCTGATTTTGAAAGAGGATTTGTCCAAAATCCCTTTAATGAAAAACAATTGCAAAAAGTACAAGTTAAAAATCCGGATATTGTAATTTTTCAGATTGGGGAAAATGTCAGTCGAGATGATATTATACGGAATGGAAAGCTCTTTTTAGAGCGCTATTCAGAATTGGTAAATTATTTTAAGGAGTCAAGACGGGTTGTTTGCCTTCCATTCTGGCCCGATAAAGAGAAAATCAATGTAATTACAGAAGTAGCTTTAACTACAGGTTCTATAATATGTGACTTAAGCCATCTCGGAAGCGGGATAGATTCAGAAAATTTTGCTTCAAGTTATAAAAATTATAAACAACCGGGTGTAGGTGCACATCCTGGAGATGTGGGAATGGATAGGATTGCAAAAAACATCCTGTCTGTTATTAATCAGTGA